A single region of the Streptomyces sp. NBC_00236 genome encodes:
- a CDS encoding endo-1,4-beta-xylanase yields the protein MRKTTRAAMIGTAAAALLVSSFTLSASAAPEHSGSHGKPKPPAADTLGGLGLRADLRIGTAVDMAALAADAPYRAKAASEFTSVTPENVMKWEVVEQERGTYDWAAADELVDFARANGQLVRGHTLLWHNQLPAWLTEGDFSADELRAILRKHITDEAGHFKGRIWQWDVVNEAFNDDGTLRDSIWLRKLGPGYIADAFRWAHQADPKAKLFINDYNIEGVNAKSTALYDLVVELRKHRVPIDGVGIQGHLAVQYNAPHDIADNMKRFDDLGLETAITEADVRIPMPSDSTKQEAQAEGYDVLLRGCLLTRHCTDFTVWGFTDKYSWVPDTFEGEGAANLFDENYTAKPAYKALTQDLKLAAGRN from the coding sequence ATGCGCAAGACAACACGTGCCGCCATGATCGGCACCGCCGCCGCGGCGCTGCTCGTCTCCTCCTTCACCCTCAGCGCATCAGCGGCCCCCGAGCACTCCGGCTCCCACGGGAAGCCGAAGCCCCCCGCCGCCGACACCCTGGGCGGTCTCGGCCTGCGGGCCGACCTGCGCATCGGTACCGCGGTCGACATGGCGGCCCTTGCCGCGGACGCGCCCTACCGGGCCAAGGCGGCGAGCGAGTTCACCTCCGTCACCCCGGAGAACGTCATGAAGTGGGAGGTCGTCGAGCAGGAGCGGGGCACCTACGACTGGGCCGCAGCCGACGAACTGGTCGATTTCGCCAGAGCCAACGGACAGCTGGTGCGCGGCCACACCCTGCTCTGGCACAACCAGCTGCCGGCCTGGCTCACCGAGGGCGATTTCAGCGCCGACGAGCTGCGCGCCATCCTGCGCAAGCACATCACGGACGAGGCCGGCCACTTCAAGGGCCGGATCTGGCAGTGGGACGTCGTCAACGAGGCCTTCAACGACGACGGCACCCTGCGGGACAGCATCTGGCTGCGGAAGCTCGGCCCCGGCTACATCGCGGACGCCTTCCGCTGGGCCCACCAGGCCGACCCCAAGGCCAAGCTGTTCATCAACGACTACAACATCGAAGGCGTCAACGCGAAGAGCACGGCGCTCTACGACCTGGTCGTGGAGCTGCGCAAGCACCGCGTGCCGATCGACGGCGTCGGGATCCAGGGGCACCTCGCCGTCCAGTACAACGCCCCGCACGACATCGCCGACAACATGAAGCGGTTCGACGACCTCGGTCTGGAGACGGCGATCACCGAGGCCGACGTCCGCATCCCGATGCCCTCCGACAGCACCAAGCAGGAGGCGCAGGCGGAGGGGTACGACGTGCTGCTGCGCGGCTGCCTGCTCACCCGCCACTGCACCGACTTCACCGTGTGGGGCTTCACCGACAAGTACTCCTGGGTGCCCGACACCTTCGAGGGGGAGGGCGCGGCCAACCTCTTCGACGAGAACTACACGGCCAAGCCCGCGTACAAGGCCCTGACCCAGGACCTGAAGCTCGCAGCCGGCCGGAACTGA